The DNA region GATTTTATCCACAATGGGTGGAGGTGGGACCAAGTCTTCCAGTTTAAGATAGAAGATTCGCTGGAGGCCCTGGGTGCACAGTGTTCTCAGCTCCGGAAGTTTACCCAGGAGTCGGGACAGGTAGTTGGGCCGGGTGACCTCAGGGGTACTTGTGGAGACGTGATCTCTGAGACACGTGATCAGGCAGTTTTGGAGGTCTTCGATCCGTTTGGGTTCTTTCAAGCCATGTCGATCTGTTGGTCACAAGTGAAGTTTAGAGATCTGTATGGGATAAAACACTACATTTCTATAGTCTGTGTAGGACAAAGTAATTTACCTGTGATTATGACCAGTGTGGCAAGACAGGAGAAAGACGATATGTCCAAGTTCAAGCGGTGTAAACTCTGAGAAAACTCCATAATGGAGTCGATCCAGTCGCCAAAACTTCGTACACACTGCGTCCGGTGCAGAACCACACCGTTGCAGAAAATAAGTTTGTCTGTCTCAGGGTTTGACTAATGTAAAGAGACAAATAGATTATGTTAGCCCAAATAgtacttttataatgttaaattCAGTGTCATATGAACTGAAATGTACCTGTAAGCTAGCCGAAGTATGAAGAGCTCAACAAATGCTGACTCCAGAAGAAGGTCTTGGTCCTCCTTACAGAAGGCACTGAATCCCGGGATGTTTCCAGCCCACTTCCTGATCACATCCATTGACCCTGTTAGCAGGTCATAAAACTGCTGTATGTCGTTGGCATCCTCCTTCTCAGACAATCCGGATACCGATTCCTGATACTAAATAAtgaccaaaaatacaatatatgaaTTAACAATACTATTAAAACAGCACTATAGCTTTACATTTTGCCGTCAGATTGTTGTGAGGTTCAAAGGTTCTGTCCTCACCTTTGAATAGTCCAGATTTCCACTGGCAGGGTTTGAGTCAATATGGGCAGTGACGAGAGAGGCGATGATGTTTACAGGTGAAGACACCGACAGTGAGTCCTGAGCAACTTTTGGCTTGGATGGCAGACGACCTCTTCTACCTTTCAGGCTGTCTGTTCTCACAACTACACAGAGACACaatatgtgcatttattaaaactgCTTTGAGGGTATGTGGgtattttaaattctttatgtattttgaattaattggtattatgttctttttttatttattaatataatatttttaattctcaCCTTCTTTCACCATCCCCACGGCTAGGCACTTTTGGAAGCGGCAGAACTGGCACCTGTTTCGCCGCCTTTTGTCCACTGGGCAGTCTTTGTTGGCGAGGCAAACATACTTGGCATTTTTCTGTACTGTGCGCTACAAAATCAAAAAGGAAACCTAGTCAGTGAAATAAGCCTGATTTCTCAAATCCAAAATTCTGAAGTGAGTTGACAACATGACATTATTCAAACGCATAATAATTTATCAGCAAGACAAGTACAATACGTTCACGCTCTCTCACCTTGAAAAAGCCTTTGCATCCTTCACAAGTGCGCACCCCGTAATGCTGACAGGAAGCATTGTCTCCACACACTGCACAGCGCCCTTCGTTTCCTGTGGGGCTCCTTACTTTAGGAGACAGGTGTCCATCCATCAGTCCTGAGCCATCCCGACTGCCCTGCTCCAGGCTGAAGGGAAGTGGAGAACCGTGTTGCTGGGACTGGGAGAAGGGATCCTGATCTGGGAGTTGTGGCTGCAGCTGTCCCATAGGAGAAAGCTCATCGTGTCCAAACGTAAAGAAAGTGGCGGCCTGGTTCAGAGGTTTCTCTGAACCCCAGCAGCTCTCATCAGGGGAGCAGGGACTGAAGGTGCTGTCCCAGGCAGGCATGGGCTGGAATCCCGGGGTAGAGGGTGAGGGCGCAGATGCTGGActtccaaagcagtttgacccaCCTGAAGAGGACAACGTCTCGTCTAGGTAGCTAAAAGCGAATGTGCCTGGGTAACAGCCGTACACCTGGAGGTCGTCCAGCCTGAACGAGTCCTGCCCGGAGGTGCCGCCCGGACAGGAAGAAGCAGCGCCTGTGGCGATCTGGCATGAGTAGGTATCAAACTCCCCAACATAGCCTCCGACCAGAGAGGTGATGCTGGGTAGGGAGGGTGTGGAGAGCTGGTCCCGCTGTTCAGTCACATCCATGGCCAACCTGGAGGTGAAGTCAGGATTCAAAAACTCTGAGCTGAAGAGGGAGCTCTCATAGGTCTGGACTCCATGTTGACTTTGAACACAGGTCATTTCTGTAGAACAGAACCACAACATCTACTTTTCAATACCGTAGATATTGCTGCTGAAACGTCAAACGCCTCATGAGTTGAATAACGCATCCTGACCTATACCTAGATAAACTTACTCGATGACCAACGAGTCTGTATAGACACAGTTCTCTGAAGTGCATTTGAGATTTCTGAGAAAACTTAGAGAGCCGTCTGGATGGAAAGGGCAGCCACGCTTATTGTGTTACCACATTAAGGACGTCAGACGAACATGACACGTGGGTTGCCTCACTGAGAgggtgtgtatgtttgtgagtgtgagtgggCGGTGTATGTATATGGAACTTTTTAAAGATAGTCTTAAATTTCCCCTGCAAACTCAGACATAGTTTTCCATAAGGTAAGTGATAAGATAaattaagaaacattaaaaaaaatctgcaatcttattttgtttacaaaataataataaaagtaaagaaATAGGCATACAGAACCCCCTTCAGACTCTGAGTGTCAAGGTCATCACTGTTATTTTTCACATCGTTTGTGTGTGTAGACTAAAGGCTACACCACTTGACATTTCTAGAGTAAATCaaaatgtgtagtaaattaaCGTTTTTTAATATGGATACGATGATATCGTTTCTTAAAACTTGTTTAGAATTACATTTTTCCTTAcatgtttttaatcattatttgtcTTTTACCTATACGAAccgtttaatatatttatgtatcatACAAATAGCCTAAGTACAGTCAGGTTTAAAAGGAGAGCGTATGCATAAGTAGTTGGCTGTTGCGCGAGCACCTGTTGCAGCGAGACCGTGCGCGTGCAGAAGCGCACCACTCACTAACATACACACACCCTCTCAGTCTATTTAATTTCTTATCTTCTGATATtcaaatcttttacattttaaattccaGAAGTCAACTCTTTCTATCCATTCAACTCGATCTAGATACGCGAAAGGCTGATTGTTTCTGAACAACTCGCGCGCTCCACGTAGTAAAGAATACAGCATAGTAAagaatacaaaatacataaaatgagcAATAGGCGACCTCAACAGCACAATGTTTCCATTTATAAACACGCACACCTACTTTGAATAACTACGAACTCATTTGCTGTTCGTATGCTATTTAAAAGAAgcataaaacagaaagaaaagagtgTCCGCTGACTTccacattttaaaagcaaaaatatttacgTACCTGAAAATGTGTTGTGGTGAAGGACCTACAAGTGTCCGTATTCCAAGTGATGGATAACCATGTAAACGTCCCCTGCCACGACCAGACGGTTTTCTCAAATTTCTGTGAGCGAGCAGATATTTAGCGACTACTTTATTGTGCCGTTACGTCAAAGGTGCATCCTCTCGAGGCGTTCCACTGGCAAATATGGCCATGCAGGGGCGGAGATCCTCGGCAAATCTTTCCGGCTGCCGACCAATCAGAGCGCTTGCACTCAAAAGACATGACGCACACACGGGATTCCATTGACGCAAACAATCCGCACGTTTATTGTTCTAATTATAGCAGCGTACTGCTGTGCAACTGGTTGAATTTAGGTAAAAATAGTGAGGAGAAGACACAAATAACTAGCAAATAAGCAAAGACGTGCATCAGAAAGAGTAAGAAGGAacacagctttttaaaaacattttaaacaagattCAATAAgttgataaaattaaataaagtatttttagcTAATTTTAGGTAGCCtatccatatatttattttgttagaaaattgtttaaaaatatattacatggggtaaatgcattatgttttgatttgatttgattgttttaaaatttcccTTAAATTCTCTTATTATTGCTACCGCATGAGACCGTTTCCTCTTAAAGAAAACCACAAAGAGCCCACGAGGAGAGGGAAGGGCTACACCTGCACAGACTGAACGTGTCAAAACATGAAAGTGTTCGAAGAAAAAATGAAAACGGAAGTCAACGCTGTGTGAGTACTACAATACAGGGTGTGCGAGGGATTGACAGTGCCAGTAAATGCCACGTCTCTTGTGCCATGCGGTGATTCTCATGCTTTTCCATTTTTACTGGGAATGAAAATCAAGCATAACTTCAagtcacaaatattattttatgcagtTAGTACCCCAAACAGTAAGATTTAAAACagataaacacatttttgttaacCTATTTTTCAAAGCACATATTAAAATTGCACTCTGTTTATCACAAAAAGTATGTAGTGAAATATACAAAATTGGAAATAAggaaatattgaaaaatacaaCTATTCTGAATAACTGAAGAGTCTATGGTGGTTGTGGCCCTGTCTGCCATTTCTACAGACTTGTTCATCAACAGACTTGTTCATCAACAATCTGACCTTATGCATGTCGTACCATCATTTCACTTTAACTTGCAGAAATAATTCACATGATTcaagatatttaaagaaaaaagcttTAATGATGTCTATCATCTTAGTATCATGTTCTGACCATTAGTAACTCCTGACACCTCctgggcctcatttataaagtgtgCGTACGCTCAGATTTGATCTTACAGGTTGCGTACGCTTAAATCCATGCCAATGCTCATATTTGTGAAAACTAGCTTTGATGTGGAAAAGTGCTTAGTGTTACGTCAGGGTTTAAGCAGACCTAGGCCTAAGCACTTTTTCTTGTTCGAGTAGGCCTACTGCAGGTTTTTGAAAATTTAAGCTGTTCTGGCAGCTCGCTGTTCTAAATGAAAGAATTTGGATAATGACTGGTGATCTTTTCCatattaatgacattaattaggagtCGTTTACAAGGCAGAGAGCTAAAACCATCCATTTGCACTAGTTCAAGGTCATTTGCGATTCATAGATCTGAAAGAGACGCTTACGTGCGTTTTCTGTACATACcttcattttatgaatcacctGTACGCATATTTGAGAGATGATCATAAAATCAATTTTTGGATGGTTTCtgcacaatattttataaatgaggccccttgTCTGTGCATGTAGTAGGTGTAAATTTTCATACTAGTAAACAATTATACTCTAGGTACAATAAAACAACTACCAACCATGAATTTCTGAAGTTGAGGTGCTTGTGCTGCTATTTTAAGGAGCATGACCTGATACAGATATGCTTGCTGAGTGGGCTACTACATGATGATAGAAGCAGTCCATATCAGTTGTTTCTTACATAGTACTTTCACACCTTTGTCAGACAGTTTCCTCTGCCACACTGGCAAGTATAACCTTTCAGTAAAACACATTGAACGAGTGACCCAGTCTTGCTGCATAGGTTGATTCAAGTGCTGGCAGCCAAGTAACATGAAATGCAGGCCACTGACACAGTATCCAGTTTAGGTATTTAAAAACAAGGACATCAGGTCTTCAAAGGAATTCAGAGTAGGCCAGCATGGTGGCAGGAACTGGGTGCTGACTCTTTGAAGATGGCCTCTGCTTGACCTGAGATAATATGGGACCCTGcatggactacaaaaccagtcataagggtccatttttgaaatataaaattgctttccattgatgtatggttcgttaggataggacaatatttggccgagatacaactatttgaaaaactgTAATccgagggtaaaaaaaaaaaaatcaaaatcgcctttaaattgtTCCAAATgaggttcttagcaatgcatattacttatcaaaaattaagtttcgaTAAAttaacagtaggaaatttacaaaatatctttatggaacatcctaatgattttggcataaaagaaaaatcgatcattttgacccaaaaATGTGcctattgtcatt from Cyprinus carpio isolate SPL01 chromosome B23, ASM1834038v1, whole genome shotgun sequence includes:
- the LOC109063360 gene encoding nuclear receptor subfamily 4 group A member 1-like isoform X1, translating into MTCVQSQHGVQTYESSLFSSEFLNPDFTSRLAMDVTEQRDQLSTPSLPSITSLVGGYVGEFDTYSCQIATGAASSCPGGTSGQDSFRLDDLQVYGCYPGTFAFSYLDETLSSSGGSNCFGSPASAPSPSTPGFQPMPAWDSTFSPCSPDESCWGSEKPLNQAATFFTFGHDELSPMGQLQPQLPDQDPFSQSQQHGSPLPFSLEQGSRDGSGLMDGHLSPKVRSPTGNEGRCAVCGDNASCQHYGVRTCEGCKGFFKRTVQKNAKYVCLANKDCPVDKRRRNRCQFCRFQKCLAVGMVKEVVRTDSLKGRRGRLPSKPKVAQDSLSVSSPVNIIASLVTAHIDSNPASGNLDYSKYQESVSGLSEKEDANDIQQFYDLLTGSMDVIRKWAGNIPGFSAFCKEDQDLLLESAFVELFILRLAYRSNPETDKLIFCNGVVLHRTQCVRSFGDWIDSIMEFSQSLHRLNLDISSFSCLATLVIITDRHGLKEPKRIEDLQNCLITCLRDHVSTSTPEVTRPNYLSRLLGKLPELRTLCTQGLQRIFYLKLEDLVPPPPIVDKIFMDTLPF
- the LOC109063360 gene encoding nuclear receptor subfamily 4 group A member 1-like isoform X2, with the protein product MDVTEQRDQLSTPSLPSITSLVGGYVGEFDTYSCQIATGAASSCPGGTSGQDSFRLDDLQVYGCYPGTFAFSYLDETLSSSGGSNCFGSPASAPSPSTPGFQPMPAWDSTFSPCSPDESCWGSEKPLNQAATFFTFGHDELSPMGQLQPQLPDQDPFSQSQQHGSPLPFSLEQGSRDGSGLMDGHLSPKVRSPTGNEGRCAVCGDNASCQHYGVRTCEGCKGFFKRTVQKNAKYVCLANKDCPVDKRRRNRCQFCRFQKCLAVGMVKEVVRTDSLKGRRGRLPSKPKVAQDSLSVSSPVNIIASLVTAHIDSNPASGNLDYSKYQESVSGLSEKEDANDIQQFYDLLTGSMDVIRKWAGNIPGFSAFCKEDQDLLLESAFVELFILRLAYRSNPETDKLIFCNGVVLHRTQCVRSFGDWIDSIMEFSQSLHRLNLDISSFSCLATLVIITDRHGLKEPKRIEDLQNCLITCLRDHVSTSTPEVTRPNYLSRLLGKLPELRTLCTQGLQRIFYLKLEDLVPPPPIVDKIFMDTLPF